ACGGCTGATTTGGACGAAAAAACATTTGTAATTGGGAGCTTAACGCTGATTCAAATTTCAACGTTGGGACAGTAGTGATCGCAAATTACTCATGAGTTTTTTACGATATAGGTTAATTTACCAATATCTTTAAAAAGATGCAAGGACCATCACCATCAAACCTTGCAAGAAAGCTTGACTCAAGAGATAACCTTCATAGGGCCATAACATATGAACTCTACCATCATAATACAAAAAATTTCCAGTGAACCCTTTCGGCTTTTCTTTCCCTTAGGCTCACTTGTCGCCTTGGTGGGCATTTCTTATTGGCCGTTGTTGCAATGGTATCCACAATTTTATCACGCCCCTTTTCCATTTCATTCTAATTTGATGATCGATGGGTTTGTGTTTTCTTTTGTGATGGGTTTTCTTACGACTGCAGTGCCTCGCTTTACCCGGGCGGCCCACTTTACAATTTTAGAGGTAGCGAGTTTGCTCATACTGTTATTGGCGGCTGTGCTGGCAGTTTTAAGCCAACAATTTTGGTGGCATCATCTGATTTTTTTAGTCAATCTTTTGGTGCTCATTATTTTTTTAGGCAAAAGATTTTTTGCAAGGCAACAAAACCCACCGGCTACTTTTGTGTATTTGCCCTTTGGTTTTGCCGCAGGTTTTTTGGGAAATATCTTATTTTTATTTTCCCCGGTTTGGGAAAATTTAGCCAAGGCCTATCTTTTTCAAGGGATGCTTTTGTTTTTCTTGCTGGGAGTAGGGGGCTTTTTAATTCGTTCTATTTTAGGCTGGGCCGAAGGCCTGCCTGAATCGAAAAATGATAAACTTCCCACGTTTCGTTCACCCAAAGAGCAATTGTTTTTACATTTAGGGTTGGCCTTGAGCATATTTTTGAGCTTTCTAATAGAAGGTTTTATTTCTGCCAAAGCAGGTTTAATGATGAGGGCATTATTAGTGTCGCTGGTCGTCTTCATTCAAATGAAGATTCATCGCAAATCTCCCAGCGG
The DNA window shown above is from Deltaproteobacteria bacterium and carries:
- a CDS encoding NnrS family protein, translated to MNSTIIIQKISSEPFRLFFPLGSLVALVGISYWPLLQWYPQFYHAPFPFHSNLMIDGFVFSFVMGFLTTAVPRFTRAAHFTILEVASLLILLLAAVLAVLSQQFWWHHLIFLVNLLVLIIFLGKRFFARQQNPPATFVYLPFGFAAGFLGNILFLFSPVWENLAKAYLFQGMLLFFLLGVGGFLIRSILGWAEGLPESKNDKLPTFRSPKEQLFLHLGLALSIFLSFLIEGFISAKAGLMMRALLVSLVVFIQMKIHRKSPSGKLTAYALQTSLWLLVLGFWGAAFVSPQYRLGFLHFCFVGGFSLSTFSIASRVILSHCGYSQLLKGRFLPFSVAVILIVFAGLVRLSANLFPEVYASHLSYASITWSLGVLIWMYSILWKAVKK